The DNA region GCGGCCAGGTACAGCTCGTTCGGCACGCCGAACACGACCGTCGTGCGCCCGTCGGCAAAGGCGCGCACCTGCTCGAACAGCCGTCGCGTCTCGCGCCGCGGCAAGTGCTCCAGCACCTCGAGGCAGAAAATGTAATCGAAGCGCCGCCCGAGGAAGTCGTTCAGGTCGCCGGTGAATCGCACGTTGCTCAACTCGGCGGCACACAGTTGGGCATACTGCAACAAGCTTGGCACCGGCTCGTAACCGTAGATCTCCGCGCGGGGAAAGCGCTGGGCCAATTGCCGGCATAACAGTCCGTCGCCGGTCCCCAGATCAAGAATCGCGCCGGAGAAATCGGGCCCCGCATCGTGCAGCGCGTGCAGGCTCTGCGCCAATCGGGCCCGCTGCACCAGCCGCTTCAACACGTTGCGGTCGTCGACCGTGATGCTGGCGTAGTAGCTCACCGCCAAGTGCTCCGCTGACCCGGCAGATCGACGGCCGGAAGATGCACGACGCGCTCGCGGCGTTCGGGCCGGATCAGGATGAGCATCTTGTCGCGCGTCGGCAGGCCCACGCCCCAGTCCGAGACGATCAGTCCCAGCCGGCCCGACGCGCTGACGACGGCCTGGCAGACATCCGGATCGAGCCGGTCGATCGTCAGCGCTACGGCCTGCGGTTGCAACTGCTGGATCACGCCGATCAAGAGCTGACCATCCGTGTAAGGCACGACGGCCTGCGTGCGGGCGTCGGCATAGTAGCCCACGACGCGGACCAGGTCGTCGGTACACACCAACTGCGCATGGGGGCCCACTTCACTACGGATCCAGCGTCCCAAGTCGGCCCGCACCGCGCGGCCGCGATCGTAATGCGACATCGCATCGAAACAGCCAAACAATGCCACAGCCACGACCGGCGCGACGGGCGCCCACCGCGGCAACCCGGCGT from Pirellulales bacterium includes:
- a CDS encoding class I SAM-dependent methyltransferase: MSYYASITVDDRNVLKRLVQRARLAQSLHALHDAGPDFSGAILDLGTGDGLLCRQLAQRFPRAEIYGYEPVPSLLQYAQLCAAELSNVRFTGDLNDFLGRRFDYIFCLEVLEHLPRRETRRLFEQVRAFADGRTTVVFGVPNELYLAAMCKGLFRFARRRRRSFDARLAGVFAAAVGRPPRRRPLAEIWPGHRYYFHHLGFDYRALARLLERQFSVVSSFGSPWPGGPLLLNSEVYFVCRLLPSETARTRRAA